In Microbacterium esteraromaticum, the following proteins share a genomic window:
- the cmtR gene encoding Cd(II)/Pb(II)-sensing metalloregulatory transcriptional regulator CmtR produces MLTIASRLDVMNRLGRAMADPTRSRILLSLLDAPCYPAELARDLGLSRTNVSNHLSCLRGCGLVVTTPEGRRTRYEIADPHLSVGLRHLLDAVVAVDEGVLCVDEQCECCA; encoded by the coding sequence GTGCTGACTATTGCTTCTCGTCTTGATGTGATGAACCGGCTGGGCCGGGCGATGGCCGACCCTACGCGTTCGAGGATCCTGCTGTCGCTACTCGATGCTCCGTGCTATCCGGCGGAGCTCGCGCGAGATCTCGGCCTGAGCCGCACGAACGTGTCGAACCATCTCAGTTGTCTTCGGGGCTGTGGGCTGGTGGTCACGACACCTGAGGGTCGTCGCACGCGGTATGAGATCGCGGATCCGCACCTGTCCGTGGGTCTGCGCCACCTTCTCGACGCGGTTGTCGCGGTCGATGAAGGCGTGCTGTGCGTGGACGAGCAGTGTGAGTGCTGCGCATGA
- a CDS encoding heavy metal translocating P-type ATPase yields MTDPHHEGAAHTGHHGHTSPEGTSPERTGATAMEDQGDRASHHSDPSVAAHGQAGPTRPAAHGTHAQHGGDERHETHAGHGGHGGHGDHVAQFRRLFWIMLVLAVPTVALSGMFAMILGYALPDVPGLSWVSPVLGTVMYVWGGRPFLVGAVGEIRALKPGMMLLIGLAISVAFVASWGASIGLLHHELDFWWELALLIVIMLLGHWIEMRSLAQTTSALDSLAALLPDEAERVEGDGVVTVSPSELVVGDIVIVRPGGSVPADGRIVEGRASMDESMVTGESRTVTRGVDDYVTAGTVATDSGLRVEITATGDDTTLAGIQRLVTDAQSSSSRAQRLADTAAGWLFWFALGAGLVTAAVWTAIGFPDEAVIRTITVLVIACPHALGLAIPLVVSIATERAARGGVLVKDRLALESMRTVDTVLFDKTGTLTKGEPTVSEISAVDGGDTDPVLALAAAAEADSEHPLAKAIVRAAADRGLDVPRSSDFTSAPAVGVTATVNSTVVRVGGPHLLTEEDAAELPVAEQWRNDGAIILHVLQDGRVIGALKLADEVRTESREAVDALHALDVQVVMITGDAEAVAHAVALDLGIDRVFAGVRPEDKAAKVQELQKEGRKVAMVGDGVNDAPALAQADVGLAIGAGTDVAIASAGVILASDDPRSVLSVIELSRAAYRKMKQNLWWAAGYNLVSVPLAAGVLAPLGFVLPMSVGAVLMSLSTIVVALNAQLLRRLDLRPQMTTGAILKR; encoded by the coding sequence ATGACCGACCCGCACCACGAAGGCGCCGCCCATACCGGGCACCACGGCCACACGTCCCCTGAGGGCACCTCACCGGAGCGCACGGGAGCCACTGCCATGGAGGATCAGGGGGACCGCGCGTCGCACCACAGTGACCCAAGCGTGGCGGCACACGGACAGGCCGGCCCGACACGTCCCGCCGCGCACGGCACTCATGCCCAGCACGGCGGGGACGAGCGGCATGAGACGCATGCCGGTCACGGCGGACATGGGGGCCACGGTGACCATGTAGCTCAGTTCCGTCGCTTGTTCTGGATCATGCTGGTTCTCGCGGTTCCGACGGTCGCATTGTCGGGGATGTTCGCGATGATCCTCGGCTACGCCCTCCCTGACGTGCCCGGCCTCAGCTGGGTGTCTCCGGTGCTCGGGACCGTGATGTACGTCTGGGGTGGCCGTCCGTTCCTGGTCGGCGCGGTGGGGGAGATCCGCGCCCTGAAGCCCGGGATGATGCTGCTCATCGGGCTCGCCATCTCTGTCGCGTTTGTCGCGTCGTGGGGTGCGAGCATTGGACTGCTGCACCATGAGCTGGACTTCTGGTGGGAGCTCGCGCTGCTCATTGTGATCATGCTGCTCGGTCACTGGATCGAGATGCGTTCGCTCGCGCAGACCACGTCTGCGCTCGACTCCCTGGCCGCACTCCTTCCCGACGAAGCAGAACGGGTGGAGGGTGACGGCGTCGTCACCGTCTCTCCGTCGGAGCTCGTCGTCGGGGACATCGTCATTGTCCGCCCAGGTGGCAGCGTCCCTGCGGACGGGCGCATCGTCGAAGGGCGCGCATCCATGGACGAGTCCATGGTCACCGGCGAATCCCGCACCGTGACTCGTGGCGTCGATGATTACGTCACCGCCGGAACCGTGGCCACGGACTCCGGGCTGCGCGTGGAGATCACCGCCACCGGCGACGACACCACGCTCGCCGGGATCCAGCGCCTCGTCACGGACGCGCAGAGCTCCTCCTCCCGTGCACAGCGCCTCGCCGACACGGCGGCTGGTTGGTTGTTCTGGTTCGCTCTCGGCGCGGGCCTCGTCACCGCGGCCGTCTGGACGGCCATCGGGTTCCCGGACGAGGCCGTCATCCGCACGATCACGGTGCTCGTGATCGCCTGCCCCCATGCCCTTGGACTGGCCATTCCGCTAGTGGTATCCATCGCCACCGAACGAGCCGCGCGCGGCGGCGTGCTCGTGAAAGACCGTCTCGCGCTGGAGAGCATGCGCACCGTCGACACTGTGCTGTTCGACAAGACTGGCACCCTCACGAAGGGCGAACCGACGGTGTCGGAGATCTCCGCGGTCGACGGCGGCGATACGGACCCGGTGCTGGCCCTCGCTGCTGCCGCCGAAGCCGACAGCGAACATCCCCTCGCCAAGGCCATCGTCCGCGCTGCAGCCGACCGCGGGCTGGATGTGCCGCGAAGCTCTGATTTCACTTCGGCGCCCGCCGTTGGCGTCACCGCTACGGTGAACAGCACCGTTGTGCGGGTGGGTGGACCGCACCTGCTCACCGAGGAGGACGCCGCGGAGCTGCCTGTTGCTGAGCAGTGGCGCAACGACGGCGCGATCATCCTCCATGTCCTCCAGGACGGCCGTGTGATCGGCGCTCTCAAGCTCGCAGATGAAGTACGGACCGAATCACGCGAGGCGGTGGATGCGCTGCACGCGCTCGACGTTCAAGTTGTGATGATCACCGGCGATGCAGAAGCCGTCGCCCATGCCGTCGCCCTTGACCTGGGCATCGACCGTGTTTTCGCCGGCGTTCGCCCCGAGGACAAAGCCGCGAAGGTGCAGGAGCTTCAGAAGGAAGGACGCAAGGTCGCAATGGTCGGAGACGGCGTCAATGATGCGCCCGCGCTCGCGCAGGCTGACGTCGGCCTCGCAATCGGCGCCGGCACCGATGTGGCCATCGCGTCGGCAGGCGTCATCCTCGCAAGCGATGACCCACGCTCGGTACTTTCCGTCATCGAGCTTTCCCGAGCTGCCTACCGCAAGATGAAGCAGAACCTGTGGTGGGCAGCGGGCTACAACCTCGTCTCGGTGCCACTTGCTGCCGGTGTGCTCGCACCCCTCGGGTTCGTGCTGCCGATGTCCGTGGGAGCGGTCCTCATGTCCCTGTCGACCATCGTCGTCGCACTCAACGCGCAGCTCCTGCGCCGACTCGACCTTCGGCCGCAGATGACGACCGGAGCGATCCTCAAGCGCTGA